In Corvus moneduloides isolate bCorMon1 chromosome 12, bCorMon1.pri, whole genome shotgun sequence, the following proteins share a genomic window:
- the HSDL1 gene encoding inactive hydroxysteroid dehydrogenase-like protein 1 isoform X1 — protein sequence MSALRFFGISAIGLLITMAAVDQFSLLYREISRSCSFYIEALAIVGAWYTVRKCVSLAFDTYSALRLHVIPKLSGEIDLVKKYGKWAVVTGSTDGIGKAYAEELAKHGVNIILVSRNKEKLEAVSRSISETYQVETDFIVADFSKGRELYPAIKEALKDKEIGILVNNVGIFYAYTDYFTNLSEETLWDLIHVNIASATMMTHIVLPGMVKKKKGAIVNLSSAVCCQPTPMLTVYGASKSYLDYFSRALHYEYASKGIFVQSLMPFVTTTKMVAFSSTVSKRSIFFPTAEEYASHAVSTLGLSIRTTGYWKHAIQLTLGWLAISIANSSRELTVPSEMEYRTQLPHPE from the exons gcttttgaTCACCATGGCTGCAGTGGATCAATTCTCCCTCTTGTACAGAGAAATCAGTCGCTCCTGCAGTTTCTACATAGAAGCCCTAGCTATTGTTGGAGCTTGGTACACAGTCAGAAAGTGTGTGTCTCTGGCGTTTGACACTTACAGTGCGCTCAGGCTGCACGTTATCCCAAAGCTGAGTGGGGAGATTGATCTCGTCAAGAAGTACGGAAAATGGGCCGTGGTCACTG GTAGCACAGATGGTATTGGGAAGGCTTATGCTGAAGAACTGGCAAAGCATGGTGTCAACATCATCTTAGTCAGCCGAAACAAAGAGAAACTGGAGGCTGTATCCAGGAGCATATCTGAAACCTATCAAGTGGAAACAGATTTCATAGTAGCTGATTTCAGCAAGGGGCGTGAGCTTTACCCAGCCATTAAGGAGGCTCTGAAAGACAAGGAAATTGGGATTTTGGTGAATAATGTAGGAATATTTTATGCCTACACAGACTATTTTACTAATCTGTCTGAGGAGACGCTATGGGACTTGATCCATGTAAATATTGCTTCTGCTACCATGATGACACATATCGTGCTGCCAGGCATggtaaagaagaagaaaggggcAATTGTGAACCTTTCTTCAGCAGTCTGTTGTCAGCCAACACCGATGTTGACAGTCTATGGAGCCTCTAAA AGCTACTTGGACTATTTCAGTAGAGCACTACATTATGAGTATGCCTCTAAAGGAATTTTTGTTCAGAGTCTAATGCCATTTGTAACTACTACAAAAATGGTAGCATTCAGCAGCACTGTATCAAAGAGATCTATCTTTTTTCCTACTGCTGAAGAATATGCAAGTCATGCTGTTTCTACTCTTGGGTTATCCATAAGGACCACTGGTTATTGGAAGCATGCAATACAG CTCACACTGG GTTGGCTTGCAATCAGCATTGCTAATTCTTCTAGGGAGTTAACTGTGCCATCAGAAATGGAGTACAGGACTCAGCTGCCACATCCTGAGTGA
- the HSDL1 gene encoding inactive hydroxysteroid dehydrogenase-like protein 1 isoform X2 translates to MAAVDQFSLLYREISRSCSFYIEALAIVGAWYTVRKCVSLAFDTYSALRLHVIPKLSGEIDLVKKYGKWAVVTGSTDGIGKAYAEELAKHGVNIILVSRNKEKLEAVSRSISETYQVETDFIVADFSKGRELYPAIKEALKDKEIGILVNNVGIFYAYTDYFTNLSEETLWDLIHVNIASATMMTHIVLPGMVKKKKGAIVNLSSAVCCQPTPMLTVYGASKSYLDYFSRALHYEYASKGIFVQSLMPFVTTTKMVAFSSTVSKRSIFFPTAEEYASHAVSTLGLSIRTTGYWKHAIQLTLGECLPEWMWAWFALYLGKILRKQALAAKVK, encoded by the exons ATGGCTGCAGTGGATCAATTCTCCCTCTTGTACAGAGAAATCAGTCGCTCCTGCAGTTTCTACATAGAAGCCCTAGCTATTGTTGGAGCTTGGTACACAGTCAGAAAGTGTGTGTCTCTGGCGTTTGACACTTACAGTGCGCTCAGGCTGCACGTTATCCCAAAGCTGAGTGGGGAGATTGATCTCGTCAAGAAGTACGGAAAATGGGCCGTGGTCACTG GTAGCACAGATGGTATTGGGAAGGCTTATGCTGAAGAACTGGCAAAGCATGGTGTCAACATCATCTTAGTCAGCCGAAACAAAGAGAAACTGGAGGCTGTATCCAGGAGCATATCTGAAACCTATCAAGTGGAAACAGATTTCATAGTAGCTGATTTCAGCAAGGGGCGTGAGCTTTACCCAGCCATTAAGGAGGCTCTGAAAGACAAGGAAATTGGGATTTTGGTGAATAATGTAGGAATATTTTATGCCTACACAGACTATTTTACTAATCTGTCTGAGGAGACGCTATGGGACTTGATCCATGTAAATATTGCTTCTGCTACCATGATGACACATATCGTGCTGCCAGGCATggtaaagaagaagaaaggggcAATTGTGAACCTTTCTTCAGCAGTCTGTTGTCAGCCAACACCGATGTTGACAGTCTATGGAGCCTCTAAA AGCTACTTGGACTATTTCAGTAGAGCACTACATTATGAGTATGCCTCTAAAGGAATTTTTGTTCAGAGTCTAATGCCATTTGTAACTACTACAAAAATGGTAGCATTCAGCAGCACTGTATCAAAGAGATCTATCTTTTTTCCTACTGCTGAAGAATATGCAAGTCATGCTGTTTCTACTCTTGGGTTATCCATAAGGACCACTGGTTATTGGAAGCATGCAATACAG CTCACACTGGGTGAGTGCCTGCCTGAATGGATGTGGGCATGGTTTGCACTGTATTTGGGCAAAATTCTACGCAAGCAAGCTTTGGCAGCCAAAGTTAAATAG